A single Megachile rotundata isolate GNS110a chromosome 9, iyMegRotu1, whole genome shotgun sequence DNA region contains:
- the LOC100881517 gene encoding cartilage-associated protein isoform X2, with the protein MNRDSQPSTMLRLVVLLFVCDAITANNDTLGNLISNEEHWNLKKQPDNWSAYNRTLDDLYKDAVQAYLEEDWSRCIDDFNAVLQGYKIYRRTIVGCRQKCRAQAAGTAPIFPENIDDMHFYEKKVKETLCLLRCNQEYREIAGSRALKTLPRDTEHKLINHRVYEYLHLCYYRERRYQDAANALFTYLVIYPDHEASIETLKKYLTLPGVQPEAVVNLETAPYVSIYFQGVSAYENEDYAQAAALFEASLSSYIQSEEECRFYCEGPFDQGWHPEFTSSVANHFTFCLRCKRACSQRLNNVNGNYRRDMLKSHYNYLQFSYYKLGKLKAACAAVESYLLFDSLDETMQNNKAYYRAQPKVQEEYFTGRQEAVDYLKRQEYELSLLRYISNEFSVIDAKFSKMNKKKKEADRENEKKKEIGKQTTSEVETTLHPAPGHSSVSRAKLSDNLSKIQEERREINDTKKLGVKNVTYLLAKEEDLGGKNRYVADGFLNSTECESLMRFASMTAVEGDGYNENKSPHSKYERFEGITVGRTALMVYFGQIEPTWLEMFLESTEQARDHVERYFGLDRQLYFTYTHLVCRTALAGNFHLMHQRASGSFRSRNRVTPIHLIRRWIETT; encoded by the exons GTTTGCGACGCGATCACCGCCAACAACGATACTCTCGGCAACCTGATCTCGAACGAGGAGCATTGGAATCTAAAGAAACAGCCGGACAATTGGTCCGCGTACAATAGAACGTTGGACGATCTGTACAAGGATGCTGTTCAAGCTTACCTCGAGGAAGACTGGTCGCGTTGCATCGACGACTTCAACGCTGTCTTGCAAGG GTACAAGATTTACAGGCGCACGATAGTCGGTTGTAGACAGAAATGTAGAGCCCAGGCTGCTGGAACGGCTCCGATCTTTCCCGAAAATATCGACGATATGCATTTCTACGAGAAGAAGGTGAAAGAGACCTTGTGCCTCCTAAGATGTAATCAAGAGTACCGGGAGATCGCCGGCTCGAGGGCGTTGAAAACGTTACCTCGCGACACAGAGCACAAGTTAATTAATCATCGAGTGTACGAGTACCTGCACCTTTGTTACTATCGG GAACGTCGATACCAAGATGCGGCGAACGCGTTGTTCACGTACCTGGTAATATATCCGGATCACGAGGCGAGCATCGAAACGTTGAAGAAGTATCTGACATTGCCGGGCGTGCAACCGGAGGCGGTTGTAAACCTAGAAACGGCACCTTATGTCAGCATCTATTTCCAAGGAGTTTCGGCTTACGAGAACGAAGACTACGCGCAAGCGGCGGCTCTTTTCGAGGCTTCGTTGAGCTCCTATATACAATCCGAGGAAGAATGTAGATTTTACTGCGAAGGTCCGTTCGATCAAGGCTGGCACCCGGAGTTCACTTCTTCAGTCGCTA ATCATTTTACCTTCTGCTTGAGATGCAAACGTGCCTGCTCTCAACGGCTGAACAACGTCAACGGCAATTATCGCAGAGACATGCTCAAAAGTCACTACAACTATTTACAGTTCTCTTATTACAAAC TGGGAAAACTGAAAGCAGCCTGTGCCGCGGTCGAAAGTTACCTGCTGTTCGACTCGCTCGACGAAACTATGCAGAACAACAAAGCATATTACAGAGCCCAGCCAAAAGTCCAGGAAGAATATTTCACTGGCAGACAG GAAGCTGTCGACTACTTGAAGAGACAGGAATACGAGTTGAGCCTTCTGCGTTACATATCGAATGAGTTTTCAGTTATCGACGCGAAATTCTCCAAGATGaacaagaagaaaaaagaagctgatcgggagaacgagaagaagaaagaaatagGAAAG CAAACGACTTCCGAAGTCGAAACGACGCTGCATCCGGCGCCGGGTCATTCGTCGGTCTCTCGGGCAAAATTATCGGACAACCTTTCCAAGATACAAGAGGAAAGGCGCGAGATAAACGATACGAAGAAACTCGGGGTGAAGAACGTTACGTATCTGTTGGCGAAAGAGGAAGATCTCGGTGGGAAAAATCGTTACGTCGCCGACGGTTTCCTCAACTCCACCGAGTGCGAATCCTTAATGAGGTTTGCTTCG ATGACCGCGGTGGAAGGAGACGGATACAACGAGAACAAGAGTCCGCATTCGAAATACGAGAGATTCGAGGGTATAACTGTCGGAAGAACTGCCTTG ATGGTATATTTTGGACAAATCGAACCGACATGGTTGGAAATGTTTCTGGAGAGCACCGAACAAGCGCGTGACCACGTGGAAAGGTATTTCGGACTAGATCGACAACTGTATTTCACCTACACTCATTTGGTCTGCCGCACGGCTTTAGCTGGTAATTTTCATCTGATGCATCAGCGTGCTTCCGGTTCCTTTCGCAGCCGAAATCGCGTTACACCGATTCACTTG ATTCGCCGATGGATCGAAACGACTTGA
- the LOC100881517 gene encoding prolyl 3-hydroxylase 2 isoform X1, which produces MNRDSQPSTMLRLVVLLFVCDAITANNDTLGNLISNEEHWNLKKQPDNWSAYNRTLDDLYKDAVQAYLEEDWSRCIDDFNAVLQGYKIYRRTIVGCRQKCRAQAAGTAPIFPENIDDMHFYEKKVKETLCLLRCNQEYREIAGSRALKTLPRDTEHKLINHRVYEYLHLCYYRERRYQDAANALFTYLVIYPDHEASIETLKKYLTLPGVQPEAVVNLETAPYVSIYFQGVSAYENEDYAQAAALFEASLSSYIQSEEECRFYCEGPFDQGWHPEFTSSVANHFTFCLRCKRACSQRLNNVNGNYRRDMLKSHYNYLQFSYYKLGKLKAACAAVESYLLFDSLDETMQNNKAYYRAQPKVQEEYFTGRQEAVDYLKRQEYELSLLRYISNEFSVIDAKFSKMNKKKKEADRENEKKKEIGKQTTSEVETTLHPAPGHSSVSRAKLSDNLSKIQEERREINDTKKLGVKNVTYLLAKEEDLGGKNRYVADGFLNSTECESLMRFASMTAVEGDGYNENKSPHSKYERFEGITVGRTALMVYFGQIEPTWLEMFLESTEQARDHVERYFGLDRQLYFTYTHLVCRTALADSPMDRNDLSHKVHGDNCLLTDSNTCVQDSPAYVWRDYSAILYLNDDFQGGEFFFATNQTNRKSDIVVSPRCGRMVAFSAGGENLHGVRGVLRGKRCALALWFTQDANYMEYERVLARAILKRVRSIGPFQGKHAPVPLKYEDVLVQHINSDESLKRFLNNS; this is translated from the exons GTTTGCGACGCGATCACCGCCAACAACGATACTCTCGGCAACCTGATCTCGAACGAGGAGCATTGGAATCTAAAGAAACAGCCGGACAATTGGTCCGCGTACAATAGAACGTTGGACGATCTGTACAAGGATGCTGTTCAAGCTTACCTCGAGGAAGACTGGTCGCGTTGCATCGACGACTTCAACGCTGTCTTGCAAGG GTACAAGATTTACAGGCGCACGATAGTCGGTTGTAGACAGAAATGTAGAGCCCAGGCTGCTGGAACGGCTCCGATCTTTCCCGAAAATATCGACGATATGCATTTCTACGAGAAGAAGGTGAAAGAGACCTTGTGCCTCCTAAGATGTAATCAAGAGTACCGGGAGATCGCCGGCTCGAGGGCGTTGAAAACGTTACCTCGCGACACAGAGCACAAGTTAATTAATCATCGAGTGTACGAGTACCTGCACCTTTGTTACTATCGG GAACGTCGATACCAAGATGCGGCGAACGCGTTGTTCACGTACCTGGTAATATATCCGGATCACGAGGCGAGCATCGAAACGTTGAAGAAGTATCTGACATTGCCGGGCGTGCAACCGGAGGCGGTTGTAAACCTAGAAACGGCACCTTATGTCAGCATCTATTTCCAAGGAGTTTCGGCTTACGAGAACGAAGACTACGCGCAAGCGGCGGCTCTTTTCGAGGCTTCGTTGAGCTCCTATATACAATCCGAGGAAGAATGTAGATTTTACTGCGAAGGTCCGTTCGATCAAGGCTGGCACCCGGAGTTCACTTCTTCAGTCGCTA ATCATTTTACCTTCTGCTTGAGATGCAAACGTGCCTGCTCTCAACGGCTGAACAACGTCAACGGCAATTATCGCAGAGACATGCTCAAAAGTCACTACAACTATTTACAGTTCTCTTATTACAAAC TGGGAAAACTGAAAGCAGCCTGTGCCGCGGTCGAAAGTTACCTGCTGTTCGACTCGCTCGACGAAACTATGCAGAACAACAAAGCATATTACAGAGCCCAGCCAAAAGTCCAGGAAGAATATTTCACTGGCAGACAG GAAGCTGTCGACTACTTGAAGAGACAGGAATACGAGTTGAGCCTTCTGCGTTACATATCGAATGAGTTTTCAGTTATCGACGCGAAATTCTCCAAGATGaacaagaagaaaaaagaagctgatcgggagaacgagaagaagaaagaaatagGAAAG CAAACGACTTCCGAAGTCGAAACGACGCTGCATCCGGCGCCGGGTCATTCGTCGGTCTCTCGGGCAAAATTATCGGACAACCTTTCCAAGATACAAGAGGAAAGGCGCGAGATAAACGATACGAAGAAACTCGGGGTGAAGAACGTTACGTATCTGTTGGCGAAAGAGGAAGATCTCGGTGGGAAAAATCGTTACGTCGCCGACGGTTTCCTCAACTCCACCGAGTGCGAATCCTTAATGAGGTTTGCTTCG ATGACCGCGGTGGAAGGAGACGGATACAACGAGAACAAGAGTCCGCATTCGAAATACGAGAGATTCGAGGGTATAACTGTCGGAAGAACTGCCTTG ATGGTATATTTTGGACAAATCGAACCGACATGGTTGGAAATGTTTCTGGAGAGCACCGAACAAGCGCGTGACCACGTGGAAAGGTATTTCGGACTAGATCGACAACTGTATTTCACCTACACTCATTTGGTCTGCCGCACGGCTTTAGCTG ATTCGCCGATGGATCGAAACGACTTGAGTCATAAGGTTCACGGAGATAACTGCCTTCTGACCGACTCGAATACCTGCGTCCAGGACAGTCCAGCCTACGTTTGGAGAGACTATTCGGCCATATTATATTTGAACGATGACTTTCAGGGTGGCGAGTTTTTCTTCGCGACGAATCAAACAAACCGTAAGTCGGACATCGTCGTTTCGCCACGTTGCGGTCGTATGGTAGCTTTCTCCGCTGGCGGAGAGAACCTTCACGGAGTACGCGGCGTTCTTCGGGGGAAGAGATGCGCGTTGGCTCTATGGTTTACTCAGGATGCAAACTATATGGAATACGAGAGAGTTTTGGCTCGTGCTATCCTGAAAAGAGTTCGATCGATAGGACCTTTCCAAGGAAAACACGCTCCAGTACCTTTAAA GTACGAGGATGTACTCGTCCAGCACATCAACAGCGACGAGTCGTTGAAACGTTTCCTAAACAATTCTTAA